A stretch of DNA from Kosmotoga arenicorallina S304:
TTCAATGACCTATATTTCCCTTTTTCCTCTAAGTGCATAGTTTGGGCAATATAATTCTCATTTCAACCAACAATAGAATCAACCCTCTTTTACTGAAAATCCAAATTGTGAGATTTAAAAAAGCGGCTGTTTAAATTTTTTCATGCAGATATCAGTGATACAATTTATAAAACACAGTTACAGGAGGAAAAGATGGAAGCCATAAAAATTGCTGAAGAATTCATTGAAAAATATTATCCCGATTGTCTTGTAGTTTTTCTATCGGGTAGCGTTGTAAGAGGCGAAGAAACACCAACTTCAGACCTTGATATTGTCGTCATTTTAAAACCGGGAGAAAAGTATCACCGCCGCTCCTTCATCTTCAGTCGCAAGCCAATTGAAGTCTTTGCCAATACCGAGGAGTCTATCGAAAAATTCTTCAAGTTTGATATCGCTGATAAAGAACCGTCATTACCTCAAATGTGTTCCGAAGGAATAATCATTAGAGACACGCACGGGCTCGGTGAAAGAATTAAAGGACATGCTCGTGAATTGCTTGCACAAGGCCCCGGCAAACTTTCAAAAAAAGAAATCGACGACTATCGATACAGCATTACAGATCTTCTTGATGATCTTTCCGGCTCAACAAAGAGAGAAGAATCGATCTTTATAGTTGAAAGATTGGTAAATGATGCGGTGAAGCTGTACCTTCTGGCCAACGGCCAATGGATAGGAAAGGGAAAGTGGTTGTACCGCGCGTTGAAATCCTTCGATCCCAATCTGGCTAAAGAATTGGTAACCGCAATGGAGCTTTTCTTTAATCACAATAATACTTCTGCTGTTATAGAACTCGTTGATAGAATTCTTACTCCTTTTGGCGGCAGATTATTCGAAGGCTATTACAGAGATTGAATTTTGACATTATTAATCTCCAATCTCATTTAAATACATGGCAATTGCGCCTTTTCCCATTTCTTTGCCTATTAATGTTAAAATTTAAGAGACACCACTAAAAGAAACCCCGGGCAATAACATGGCAAATAGCGGTTATAAATAAACTCTTTTAATGCTATCGTGGCAGAATCAGGAGGAGAAACTATGGATGACAGGATGCAATTGGACATAAAGCAATACGATAAACATTTAACCAGCAGATGGAAAGTCCCTTTTGGAGGATTTTTGCTTGCGTTAATGGGAGGGGTTTCCTACTCATGGGGCGTATTCATAATTCCATTGATGGAAAAATATAATTGGTCAAAAGCCCAGGCGACATTGCCATTTACCGTTTTCATGGTTGTGTTTGCAATTGTCATGGTCCCTGCCGGAAGGTTTCAAGACAAGGCCGGGCCTAGAAAAGCTTCTATGTATGGTTCCGTGCTATTTTTTCTTGCATATGGATTAGCATCTTTAATTGACCGAATCCCTTCTCTTTGGTGGCTGGTTATAACTTATGGGGTAATTGGCGGTATAGCATGTGGATTAACTTACGCCAGCGTTGCTCCTCCAGTGAGGAAATGGTTTCCAGACAAGCCCGGGCTCGCTGTTTCATTAGCAGTGATGGGCTTTGGCCTATCCGCTTTGCTCTTTGCACCCCTTAAAGTGGATTACCTGATACCTCTTTTTGGAATTAACGGTACTTTTCTAATTCTGGCCATCATGACTTCTACCCTTTCCTTTGTTGGAGCCTGGTTGGTGAAAAACCCGCCTGATGGGTGGAACCCTCTGAGCAAAAAAGCTAAAAGTAAAAGGCCGAAAAGAAGGGTGGTAGTAAAAGGGGAACTTACACCAAGAGAAATGCTCAAAACTCCTGTGTTTTGGCTTATATGGATAACTTTCGCACTGGTGATTGCAGGGGGATTCATATCTCTTGGATTAATTACATCTTATGGCCAGAAAACCCTCGGCTTAATTCCACTGGAAGCTGCGATAGCGACTTCTATATTCGCGGGTTTTAATGGTTTTGGCAGGCCGGTTGCAGGATATCTCGGCGACAGATTAGGGATTTTATGGGTTATGAACATCGTCTATGTTGTTCAAGCAATGATCCTTATATTCTTCCCTGCTTTTGTACTGGACCAGCTTTCATTGTATATTGCTGCCGCCTTTTTAGGATTGGGATTTGCAGCAACATTGGCTCTTTTCCCTACGCTAACCTCCATTTGCTTTGGAACAAAACACTTAGGTACCAACTACGGATTGGTATTCACTGCCTTTGGAATAGGTGCTGTTGCACCTGTGGTCGGTTCGTGGTTATTCGATATCACAGGTAGTTTTACCCCTGCGTTTATTTCTGCAGGCATAATGTCGGCAATAGGTATGATTCTGACTTTGACTCTTAAAAAGAAATATGCGCTACATTAGCTCTCCCTGTATTAAATTGCTGGGATTTTTCCTTTATGTGCAGCATAGCAGCAAAATGAGAAAAACAGAAACAGACCTAGGAGGATGAATCCGCAAAATTCCAGAAATATGTGTAATGTTAATCCACTATTTTATGTCGATGATTATTCCTCCGGATGGCCTTATCTCTATTTGGCCCGGATTTTCATATCCAGGAATAAGAACTCCCAAAACATAACCATAAATATACTCATATTTATTGGTTCTGAAACCATGAGTTTGGCCCAATACAAAGTTGTTGTAGCTTCAATGGTTGGAAGATTTATATCAGCATCATACTGTACCCAACCATCGTCAAGGTAAGTTACATCAGAATATTCATTGAAATAGTCCTGAAAAAAAGGATTTGTTGGGAACTGATCTAAGGAATATCTAATCCATGTCGCCCAATTAGCTAAATCAACAGATAAATATTCTGGAACCTTTATCTTTGATCTAAAATGTATTTGCTCACCACTGTACGCAAATGTAGCTGTCTCTGATATATCGTATTCAAAGGGTTCTATTATTACTGTGGCTGTTGCGAATTCATTTGGTTTAACTTCGACATTTGATGCTCTTCCAGCACCTGTTGTGACGTAAGATTCTTTAAGAGTGAAAACATCTAAAGTGTAAGTGCCAGTAGGAATTTGTACCTTGATCTCGTTAATACCAGGTTCTACATCTTTGCCAAGACAAATGTTATCTGAATCATTCCAGATTCTCAAATAAACTTTGGTTGTATCTGGAGGAATTGTCAGGTAATTAAAACCTGGAACACTTTCAGGAATATTAATTCTTATAAAAACTACACCATATTCTCTTGGATGAGTAGAACAAGATACCATAAGAAAAATAGAAATCAAAAATGCAAGAACCAAAACTTCTTTTTTCATTGTATCCCCCCTTTTTTTAAAAAACTTTTCTACCAAATTAATTATAATGATTTATAATATTTGATTTTTTGTTGCATCAAGCTCAAACTATGTACTTAGTTAAATGAACCCAGAAAGAGATGGGGAAAAGGCTTTAGGGTTACTGACAAACAAAATAAACACAGCAAAGAGGGCTTTTTCCAGATGATATAGTTCTACTTGCTGCTCAACGAATTCCCTAAATCCAATTTGGTCTTTGACATTCAAATAGTATCTCGCTATCATCATGGCTGTGAAGTGGAGAGCTACAAGTTCGGCGTCCCTCTCAGTAGAACGCTGTGAATAAACCTGTGTTTTCAAGCCCAATAGGCCTTTCGTGTGTTTACTGATATAAGCTGGTCTGTGAAATCATTCTTTGCTAACAAGTAGAAAGAGCAACCCACTCTTGATATACAGTATAGATGAGATAAGCGAGATACTGTTTATTACTTTCTCTGCTGTAGAAGAGTAATACTTGCCAAGGTTCTCTATCTTTGAGCCATATCTCTCAATAACAGTCTCGTCCAATATGATGTATTTAGATTTAAACCCATTATGAGACACGGCAAGACCTTTAGTGTAATCGAGCAGTAGTGTTTTGTGCTCAGACCTGGGGAAAGAAATCTCTTCACACATAGAATTTAGAAGTTGTGGTAGCTTAGTTGCAGGCATGGGAAACCTCCATTTGTTGTGTTTGGCTTTACAACTAATCTAATGGGTTCCCATGCCTTTTCTAATGACTTATCTTTTCCTCTTATCTTCTAAGTGCATAGTTTGAAAATTGGTGTATGTAACAAATCATTTGGATTATATTAATTATAGCACATTCAAAACAAAACAGCAAAATCATGAAAAATGCATAAACAAGAAAATGGAGACAAACTTTTCTTCTTTGATCTGTCTCTGTTTATTAATTGTGCATCTTTCAAGGGATATCTGCCTAATGTGTATCGAAATCTTCTATTGCGTTCATTAATTACCGTAAATTCCCCATATTCTCACCACGGCTGTATTTGTGAAATCCCAAAGCTAAGAGCCTTCATACCTTTTACAGTTGATACATCTGTGAATGATGATCCCCTGTGGTGCTATCATTGTTGATGGGTAAAACTGAAAGGGTGCTCGAAAGGAGGGAAAAAGCAATGAAAGAAAAGAGAATAATGATAGCTTATATTTCAAAGCATAGGGGCAATACATATAAGATTGCAAAGGTTATTTCAAATGAATTGGGAGCTGAGATCAAAAAAGCAGAAGAGGTAGCCCCAGAAGAATTGTTGAACTACGATCTAATCGGTTTAGGTTCCGGGATCTACGCTTTTGGCATGCATGGAAAGATCAAGAAATTGCTTAAAAAGAGCGGCAATGGAAACGGCAAGAAGGTTTTTCTAATTTCCACTTCTGGCGATCCGAATGGTTCGAAATATCATAAAGGGGTTAAAAAGATCCTTGAAAAGAAGAATTTCAAACTTGTTGGAGAATTTAATTGCCCGGGAGCCTATTATCCCTGGTTGCTTTTTGGGAAAAAGGGAATAAATGCCGACAGGCCAAATTCAGAAGATATTGAAAAGGCAAAAGAATTCGCAAGGGAAATTATGGAAAAATGGATATAATGATCTGCATCATAAACGCTGACCCATTTGCTGTCTGTTGACCATTCCAGTAGTTGTTTTTGGGTATCTTACCGCTCAGGCATTCTTTCTGAAGCGTGCCAACCTCAATATCTTCAATTTGATTGCATGTTAGAATTTAATACTGAGAAATTCAAATACATACCGGCGTATCGGTTGGATAAAAGGAGATAATTTATGGCGAGAGACCTTACGAAAGGAAATCTTTTCAAAGGGCTTCTCGCCCTTTCTTTGCCCACAATGGTGGGCTTTTCCGCACAAAGCATCTATGATCT
This window harbors:
- a CDS encoding flavodoxin domain-containing protein, translating into MKEKRIMIAYISKHRGNTYKIAKVISNELGAEIKKAEEVAPEELLNYDLIGLGSGIYAFGMHGKIKKLLKKSGNGNGKKVFLISTSGDPNGSKYHKGVKKILEKKNFKLVGEFNCPGAYYPWLLFGKKGINADRPNSEDIEKAKEFAREIMEKWI
- a CDS encoding L-lactate MFS transporter, with the translated sequence MDDRMQLDIKQYDKHLTSRWKVPFGGFLLALMGGVSYSWGVFIIPLMEKYNWSKAQATLPFTVFMVVFAIVMVPAGRFQDKAGPRKASMYGSVLFFLAYGLASLIDRIPSLWWLVITYGVIGGIACGLTYASVAPPVRKWFPDKPGLAVSLAVMGFGLSALLFAPLKVDYLIPLFGINGTFLILAIMTSTLSFVGAWLVKNPPDGWNPLSKKAKSKRPKRRVVVKGELTPREMLKTPVFWLIWITFALVIAGGFISLGLITSYGQKTLGLIPLEAAIATSIFAGFNGFGRPVAGYLGDRLGILWVMNIVYVVQAMILIFFPAFVLDQLSLYIAAAFLGLGFAATLALFPTLTSICFGTKHLGTNYGLVFTAFGIGAVAPVVGSWLFDITGSFTPAFISAGIMSAIGMILTLTLKKKYALH
- a CDS encoding nucleotidyltransferase domain-containing protein, with product MEAIKIAEEFIEKYYPDCLVVFLSGSVVRGEETPTSDLDIVVILKPGEKYHRRSFIFSRKPIEVFANTEESIEKFFKFDIADKEPSLPQMCSEGIIIRDTHGLGERIKGHARELLAQGPGKLSKKEIDDYRYSITDLLDDLSGSTKREESIFIVERLVNDAVKLYLLANGQWIGKGKWLYRALKSFDPNLAKELVTAMELFFNHNNTSAVIELVDRILTPFGGRLFEGYYRD